Proteins from a genomic interval of Triplophysa dalaica isolate WHDGS20190420 chromosome 21, ASM1584641v1, whole genome shotgun sequence:
- the LOC130410186 gene encoding claudin-34-like: protein MPYLVHTAHALSVALLLGTVGWILTIVTMGMVEWRVWEVSDLSVISSGLAWVGVWRVCFYSSAPILPENEIMFCQKIGMFESFTPPEIIAAQVLMLVAVMLGLMGNVSVVYGLRNIYFGLNLFKRIRLALSAGGALFILTGVSTLIPVFWNLSSVAHNQTIVFPPAFRMPSAPEKQHIGPGIGVGIVASFLVVCSGLIVLSYRVPVGLTGIVKPEDKDMNDDGTDNPAFTRTDE, encoded by the coding sequence ATGCCGTACCTCGTGCACACGGCTCACGCTCTGTCCGTGGCTCTCTTGCTCGGTACGGTGGGCTGGATCCTCACCATAGTGACTATGGGAATGGTGGAGTGGAGGGTGTGGGAAGTGTCCGACCTGTCCGTCATCTCCTCCGGTCTGGCCTGGGTGGGCGTCTGGAGAGTGTGTTTTTACAGCAGCGCTCCCATCCTGCCAGAGAATGAAATCATGTTCTGTCAGAAAATTGGTATGTTTGAATCTTTCACTCCACCTGAGATCATTGCCGCTCAGGTGCTGATGTTAGTGGCTGTGATGCTGGGGCTGATGGGTAACGTCAGCGTGGTGTACGGCCTCAGGAACATTTACTTTGGATTGAATCTTTTCAAACGCATCCGTCTGGCTCTTTCGGCTGGAGGTGCTCTCTTCATTCTCACTGGCGTTTCTACCCTCATCCCAGTCTTTTGGAATCTCAGTTCTGTCGCACACAACCAGACTATTGTTTTCCCCCCAGCGTTTCGCATGCCGTCCGCACCTGAAAAGCAGCACATCGGCCCTGGGATCGGTGTTGGGATTGTGGCGTCTTTTCTGGTGGTTTGTAGTGGGCTGATCGTTCTGTCTTACAGGGTTCCAGTTGGTTTGACGGGCATTGTGAAACCAGAAGACAAAGACATGAACGATGATGGAACAGACAATCCTGCTTTCACCAGAACAGACGAGTGA
- the clcn4 gene encoding H(+)/Cl(-) exchange transporter 4, with translation MAEGVSSATSTEEMNGSGNLMDFLDEPFPDVGTYEDFHTIDWLREKSRDTDRHRKITSKSKESIWELIKSLLDAWSGWLVMLLIGLLSGTLAGVIDLAVDWMTDLKEGVCLSVFWYSHEQCCWTSNETTFADRDKCPQWQKWAELMTGHTEGAGVYMLNYFLYVVWALFFSFLAVSLVRVFAPYACGSGIPEIKTILSGFIIRGYLGKWTLLIKTVTLVLAVSSGLSLGKEGPLVHVACCCGNLFCSLFSKYSKNEGKRREVLSAAAAAGVSVAFGAPIGGVLFSLEEVSYYFPLKTLWRSFFAALVAAFTLRSINPFGNNRLVLFYVEYHTPWYMAELVPFILLGVFGGLWGTLFIRCNIAWCRRRKTTLLGKYPVLEVIVVTGVTAILAFPNPYTRRSTSELISELFNDCGALESSQLCDYVNNSNMTRPVDDIPDRPAGPGVYSALWQLTLALVFKIVITIFTFGMKIPSGLFIPSMAVGAIAGRIVGIAVEQMAYHHHDWIIFKSWCRPGADCVTPGLYAMVGAAACLGGVTRMTVSLVVIMFELTGGLEYIVPLMAAAVTSKWVADAFGKEGIYEAHIQLNGYPYLDQDEFTHRTLATDVMRPRRNEPPLSLLTQDSTTVEDVETLIKETDFNGFPVVVSRESERLIGFVQRRDLIMAIKTARQKQDGVVSNSVVYFTEDAPQLPLANPQPLKLRRILNLSPFTVTDHTPMETVVDIFRKLGLRQCLVTRSGRLLGIITKKDVLRHMAQMMNQDPESIMFN, from the exons ATGGCGGAGG GCGTCAGCAGTGCGACTTCCACAGAGGAGATGAACGGCTCGGGAAACCTGATGGATTTTCTGGACGAGCCGTTTCCAGACGTTGGAACTTATGAGGATTTTCACACTATTGACTGGCTGAGAGAGAAAtccagagacacagacagacacagaaag ATCACCAGTAAGAGTAAAGAATCCATCTGGGAGTTGATCAAGAGTCTGCTGGACGCCTGGTCGGGATGGCTGGTCATGCTTCTGATTGGTCTACTCTCAG GCACACTGGCTGGAGTGATTGATCTGGCTGTTGATTGGATGACGGATCTGAAGGAGGGGGTGTGTCTATCGGTGTTCTGGTACAGTCACGAGCAGTGCTGCTGGACCTCGAACGAGACCACCTTCGCTGATAGAGACAAGTGTCCTCAGTGGCAGAAATGGGCTGAACTGATGACGGGACACACGGAG GGCGCTGGCGTCTACATGCTGAACTACTTTCTGTACGTGGTGTGggctctcttcttctcttttctgGCCGTGTCTCTGGTGCGAGTGTTCGCCCCCTATGCCTGCGGCTCAGGAATTCCAGAG ATCAAGACGATCTTGAGCGGTTTCATCATTCGGGGGTATCTTGGGAAGTGGACGCTGCTCATAAAGACGGTGACGCTGGTGTTGGCCGTGTCGTCCGGTCTCAGTCTGGGGAAGGAAGGGCCGCTGGTTCACGTGGCGTGTTGTTGTGGTAATCTCTTCTGCAGTCTGTTCTCCAAATACAGCAAGAACGAAGGCAAACGCAGAGAG GTTCTGTCTGCGGCTGCGGCTGCGGGTGTGTCCGTAGCGTTTGGAGCTCCGATCGGAGGAGTTCTCTTCAGTCTGGAGgag GTCAGTTATTATTTCCCTCTGAAGACTCTGTGGCGTTCTTTCTTCGCGGCGCTGGTGGCTGCCTTCACTCTCCGCTCCATCAATCCGTTCGGCAACAATCGCTTGGTTCTGTTTTACGTGGAGTATCACACGCCGTGGTACATGGCCGAGCTGGTGCCCTTCATCCTGCTGGGCGTGTTCGGAGGCCTCTGGGGGACGCTCTTCATCCGCTGCAACATCGCCTGGTGCCGCAGACGCAAAACCACGCTGCTGGGCAAATATCCCGTGCTGGAGGTTATCGTGGTGACGGGCGTCACGGCCATCCTGGCGTTCCCCAACCCGTACACGCGCCGCAGCACCAGCGAGCTGATCTCGGAGCTGTTCAACGACTGCGGTGCGCTGGAGTCCTCGCAGCTCTGCGATTACGTCAACAACTCCAACATGACCCGACCGGTGGACGACATTCCGGATCGCCCCGCAGGGCCGGGTGTGTACAGCGCCCTCTGGCAGCTCACGCTGGCACTCGTCTTCAAGATCGTCATTACCATCTTTACGTTTGGGATGAAG ATCCCGTCGGGTCTCTTCATTCCCAGCATGGCCGTGGGCGCCATTGCCGGGCGCATCGTGGGCATCGCGGTGGAGCAGATGGCGTACCACCACCACGACTGGATCATTTTTAAGAGCTGGTGTCGCCCGGGCGCAGACTGCGTCACTCCCGGTCTGTACGCCATGGTCGGTGCGGCCGCGTGTTTGG GTGGCGTGACCCGCATGACGGTCTCTCTGGTGGTCATCATGTTCGAGTTGACCGGCGGCTTAGAATACATCGTTCCACTCATGGCCGCCGCCGTCACCAGCAAATGGGTGGCCGACGCCTTCGGTAAGGAGGGCATTTACGAAGCCCACATCCAGCTCAACGGTTACCCGTATCTGGACCAGGACGAGTTCACCCACCGAACGCTGGCGACGGACGTGATGCGCCCGCGCAGGAACGAGCCTCCGCTGTCCCTTCTCACGCAGGACAGCACCACTGTGGAGGACGTGGAGACGCTCATCAAAGAGACGGATTTCAACGGCTTTCCCGTGGTGGTCTCGCGGGAGTCGGAGAGGCTTATCGGCTTCGTGCAGCGACGAGATCTTATAATGGCCATCA AAACCGCCCGTCAGAAGCAGGACGGTGTGGTGAGTAATTCGGTGGTGTATTTCACTGAAGATGCTCCTCAGCTTCCGCTGGCAAACCCTCAACCTCTGAAACTCAGACGCATTCTTAATCTCAGTCCCTTCACTGTCACCGATCACACGCCGATGGAGACCGTGGTGGACATCTTCCGCAAACTGGGGCTTCGGCAGTGCCTGGTGACCCGCAGCGG ACGTTTGCTTGGAATCATCACAAAGAAAGACGTTCTGCGACACATGGCTCAAATGATGAACCAGGATCCTGAATCCATCATGTTTAACTAA
- the shroom2b gene encoding protein Shroom2, whose translation MVDVVTHTMPAESDANVARNFLTKILRSSMRKNHLKGRNESSCRPHSWHSKSAENPTTNIPKSEADPGAESSWPTRYDASSASKDYTSCWGQTNLRQVSCQFSSVGNMESVEPVAHAFSKESQLNKPNAGVDHSVVERGLNKPPSFLSGARDIGALRSITTTEGMFYRGSPNELTNDCHRYLQIPMSTGESVSPSIEEQSAFKIASSGRSNPGPVWNVPDRKPSIAPPPPLCSDSFTATRVHEKGLVGSFPEGFSVHLPSRTVDRDSDDSHASERGREARHSYNPPPKNYFLHPYLSVKDCNQNQVYPSKTFSRSSTDVRQAQNPFSYEVQHQRQYSDESPYAMYPSTACTPKTQSVGSYYQSLQDLPTNSETQNSARTSTTFEHNHEGQSHFRYYCITTQQLSQESSSHPQGLIGNVRRTEVGTMPGTIGSQKIAKTKYPQPHLTLPENGCTKKAINSPPTEATSCQPPRVFLKSSSNERERDSHEKNKGGFHHKPNHQMEQKIPISSPWIMQEENICPHKTPMLYSLTQESKMIADKSIVSSKEASHQEYSDSTGGKLGRRSDRYATTLRKEIQQKKAQLQKSRSAANLICSSEVEADSVVWKANETSTSSSDGSFTNTYKDHLKEAQAKVLKATSFMRRDLEVLGNETSTGQPPKNGQLTRIGGRKRFAMDKKIHSFSEPDKINEVGVEDKTVGSFGDRYQFFEGSCRPNFQKPIFKQSLPGPRDKTELTRDTEGIPRSPFRQSKSSHSNLNAQEQQRLDTFAEYEATWNMQKKTIERRNTGRFHSAENILDSSGTVCVHERSRSSPSADIHTQKISLPPNMSSSEHKNKRETCVIREQNPVSIPEAITQNIRQNEDAAIPPPSNQTPRPDSTDPSPLSSHHLQVPVSEKSCPKNTGRKTPSHLETTEPGQGVSVVRKTPEPTQSSTRHCSLPCQLETLEREMFLRSEDGEGEFSLVLPVLGHISISSQQNVGVFVTSENRTHIGCTFEETSAARQKLDIQNDSERESSGGWEESKAAQLKNSSTHQSSSEHQTNDRTESLNISDTAQRSEDDLKREELARDIMGKDKSLVDILDQRKMKTTMDLMEGIFPQGEHIQRRKNTNKQACVKNTQMRLEESLTASVSLLSTSSYYSTSAPKAELLIKMKDMQEHISHHDSEEELDSVLSNKKQELMDSLSRKLQVLREARASLRDDVRNNNLLGEEVEATVRSVCRPNELEKFRMFVGDLDKVVSLLLSLSGRLARVENALNHLEEETSAEEKQTLMEKRKLLICQHEDAKELKENLDRREHLVYDILSGHLSEEHLADYQHFVKIKSALIIEQRKLEDKIKLGEEQLKCLKDSLPMDQRLLY comes from the exons ATGGTGGATGTTGTAACTCATACAATGCCTGCAGAAAGTGATGCCAACGTGGCCAGAAACTTTCTCACAAAGATTTTGAGAAGTTCTATGAG GAAAAATCACCTCAAAGG GAGGAATGAGTCTTCATGTCGGCCCCACTCCTGGCACTCCAAATCTGCCGAAAACCCGACCACAAACATCCCAAAATCTGAAGCCGACCCTGGAGCAGAGTCTTCTTGGCCGACAAGATATGATGCAAG TTCTGCCTCAAAAGACTACACCAGCTGTTGGGGTCAGACGAATCTGCGACAAGTGTCCTGCCAGTTCAGCTCAGTGGGAAATATGGAAAGTGTAGAGCCCGTAGCTCACGCTTTCTCTAAAGAGTCGCAGTTGAACAAGCCTAACGCTGGAGTGGACCATTCGGTCGTTGAGAGGGGTCTCAACAAGCCTCCATCATTTTTATCAGGCGCAAGAGACATCGGTGCACTTCGGAGTATCACCACCACTGAAGGCATGTTTTACAGAGGCAGTCCAAACGAGCTTACCAACGACTGCCACAGATACCTGCAGATACCCATGAGCACAGGTGAAAGTGTGAGTCCCAGCATAGAGGAGCAGTCTGCCTTTAAAATCGCCTCCAGCGGGAGATCAAACCCTGGACCTGTGTGGAATGTTCCTGACAGGAAACCGTCAATTGCGCCTCCTCCTCCACTGTGTAGTGATAGTTTCACTGCCACCAGAGTTCACGAGAAGGGCCTGGTGGGGTCGTTCCCTGAAGGTTTTTCCGTGCATCTACCCTCCAGAACTGTGGATAGAGACAGTGACGATAGCCATGCCAGCGAAAGGGGACGGGAGGCGAGACATAGCTACAACCCAcctccaaaaaattactttCTTCATCCATATCTTTCCGTTAAAGACTGCAACCAAAATCAGGTATACCCTAGCAAAACATTTTCCCGCTCAAGCACTGATGTAAGGCAAGCCCAAAACCCATTTTCATATGAAGTCCAGCATCAGAGACAGTACAGCGATGAGAGTCCCTATGCGATGTATCCCAGTACTGCATGTACACCAAAGACTCAGAGCGTAGGAAGCTACTACCAAAGTCTTCAAGACTTGCCAACCAACTCAGAGACTCAAAACTCTGCTAGAACTTCAACAACCTTTGAACACAACCATGAAGGCCAATCTCATTTCCGATACTACTGCATCACTACTCAGCAGCTATCCCAAGAATCCTCTTCCCATCCACAGGGATTGATAGGAAATGTACGGAGAACTGAAGTAGGGACCATGCCGGGAACTATTGGCTCTCAAAAGATTGCAAAGACAAAGTATCCCCAACCTCACCTTACCCTGCCTGAGAATGGTTGCACCAAAAAGGCCATTAATTCTCCTCCAACTGAAGCTACCTCTTGTCAACCTCCTCGTGTTTTTCTAAAGTCCAGCTCTAACGAGAGGGAAAGAGACTCCCATGAAAAGAATAAAGGTGGGTTCCATCACAAACCCAACCATCAGATGGAGCAAAAGATCCCCATCTCCAGTCCCTGGATCATGCAGGAGGAGAATATCTGTCCACATAAGACGCCTATGTTATACTCTTTGACCCAGGAGAGCAAGATGATTGCGGATAAATCGATAGTATCATCCAAAGAAGCAAGTCATCAAGAATATTCTGACTCCACGGGTGGCAAACTGGGAAGAAGGAGCGACCGTTACGCCACAACATTACGCAAAGAGATCCAACAGAAAAAAGCTCAGCTGCAGAAAAGCCGAAGTGCAGCTAACTTGATCTGCTCCAGTGAAGTTGAGGCTGACTCTGTTGTCTGGAAGGCTAACGAGACCTCAACCTCCTCGTCTGATGGCTCCTTCACAAACACCTACAAGGATCATCTGAAGGAAGCCCAAGCCAAAGTTCTAAAGGCCACATCTTTTATGAGGCGAGATCTGGAAGTTCTGGGGAACGAAACTTCAACAGGCCAACCTCCAAAAAATGGCCAACTCACCCGTATTGGCGGACGTAAACGGTTTGCTATGGACAAGAAAATACACTCGTTCTCTGAACCGGATAAGATCAATGAAGTAGGGGTTGAAGATAAAACAGTTGGGTCCTTTGGGGACCGATATCAATTCTTTGAGGGTTCTTGTAGACCGAATTTCCAAAAGCCCATTTTTAAGCAGTCCCTGCCCGGTCCCAGAGACAAAACTGAATTGACCAGAGACACTGAAGGTATCCCTAGATCTCCATTCAGACAGAGTAAATCAAGCCATTCAAACCTGAACGCTCAAGAACAACAACGTCTCGATACGTTTGCTGAATATGAGGCTACGTGGAACATGCAGAAGAAGACAATAGAAAGAAGAAACACAGGCAGATTTCACTCAGCTGAAAACATTCTGGACTCTAGCGGAACAGTGTGCGTTCATGAAAGATCACGTTCTTCCCCGTCTGCTGACATTCACACTCAG AAAATCTCACTGCCACCGAACATGTCTTCTTCGGAACACAAGAACAAGCGGGAGACTTGTGTCATCAG GGAGCAAAATCCTGTTAGCATCCCTGAGGCGATCACACAAAACATTCGCCAAAATGAAGACGCGGCAATTCCTCCCCCATCCAACCAGACACCAAGACCTGATTCCACAGATCCGTCACCTCTCTCCTCACATCATCTCCAGGTTCCTGTATCTGAAAAGTCATGTCCAAAAAATACAGGGAGGAAAACTCCATCACATCTAGAAACAACAGAGCCCGGACAGGGGGTCTCAGTGGTGAGAAAAACACCAGAGCCGACTCAATCCTCCACCAGACATTGTTCTTTACCCTGTCAACTTGAAACCCTGGAAAGAGAAATGTTCTTGAGATCAGAGGACGGCGAGGGGGAGTTTTCTCTTGTTCTCCCTGTGTTAGGTCATATCTCCATCTCTTCCCAACAGAATGTTGGTGTGTTTGTAACCTCAGAGAACAGGACACACATTGG TTGTACATTTGAGGAAACGTCCGCCGCCAGACAGAAGCTCGACATACAGAATGATTCAGAGAGAGAATCATCTGGAGGATGGGAGGAGAGTAAAGCCGCTCAACTGAAGAACAGCAGCACAcatcagagttcatctgaacaTCAAACCAATGACAGGACAGAATCACTCAACATCAGCGACACCGCCCAACGCTCGGAGGACGACCTGAAGAGAGAGGAACTGGCCAGAGACATCATGGGAAAAGATAAGAGTCTTGTGGATATCTTAGATCAGCGTAAGATGAAGACCACCATGGATCTGATGGAGGGGATCTTTCCTCAGGGTGAACACATCCAGAGGAGGAAGAACACGAACAAACAGGCGTGtgtgaaaaacacacagatgag GCTGGAGGAGAGTTTGACCGCGTCTGTGTCTTTACTGAGCACGTCTTCATATTACAGCACATCTGCACCTAAAGCTGAGCTGCTCATCAAGATGAAGGACATGCAGGAACACATAAGTCACCACGACTCAGAAGAGGAGCTCGACTCGGTTCTGTCCAACAAGAAG CAAGAGTTGATGGACAGTTTGAGCCGTAAGCTGCAGGTGTTGCGGGAGGCGCGGGCGAGTCTGCGAGATGACGTGCGGAACAATAATCTTCTGGGGGAGGAGGTGGAGGCCACGGTGCGCTCCGTCTGTCGGCCCAATGAGCTGGAGAAGTTCCGCATGTTTGTGGGAGATCTGGATAAAGTGGTGAGTCTCCTGCTGTCTCTGTCGGGCAGACTGGCTCGTGTGGAGAATGCTCTGAATCACCTGGAGGAGGAGACGTCAGCTGAGGAGAAG CAAACTCTGATGGAGAAACGCAAGCTGCTCATTTGCCAGCATGAAGACGCTAAAGAGTTGAAGGAGAATTTGGACCGAAGGGAACATCTGGTCTATGACATTCTGTCTGGTCATCTCAGTGAAGAACATCTCGCTGACTATCAGcattttgtcaaaataaagtCGGCTTTGATCATCGAGCAGAGGAAACTAGAAGACAAGATTAAACTGGGTGAAGAACAACTTAAATGTCTAAAAGACAGTCTACCCATGGACCAGAGACTGCTGTACTAG
- the LOC130410673 gene encoding putative claudin-24 — translation MFVGVSRGREIHHHPRHRTQRRRRRRRAHGLSCDGAGVCVLELLGVFFSLSACFCSLLTTITSQWLTLSTDLLPTESFELGLWDTCVVQDVGVTQCRPYDSLLGLPPDIRLARVLMCTAVAVGVAGLTFAIPGIYLVNSCKRTETLEGKRTLKMLGGILCFVAGVLGLVPVSYVAHLTVLRFFDESVSSVVPRWEFGNALFLGWTAGCLHLFAGFLLITSCIYLQDDQWPLLQSLALYRAHLVRSERSSHRRTEYV, via the exons ATGTTTGTTGGAGTAAGTcg AGGACGTGAGATTCATCATCATCCCAGACACAGAACTCaaaggaggaggaggaggagacgAGCACATGGACTGAGCTGTGATGGAGCTGGAGTTTGTGTTCTGGAGCTGCTGGGTGTTTTCTTCTCGCTGAGCGCCTGCTTCTGTTCACTGCTCACCACCATCACGTCTCAGTGGCTGACGCTCTCCACCGACCTGCTGCCCACAGAAAGCTTCGAGCTGGGACTGTGGGATACGTGTGTGGTTCAGGACGTGGGAGTGACGCAATGCAGGCCGTACGACAGCCTGTTGGGTCTCCCGCCCGACATCCGGCTGGCCAGGGTTCTCATGTGCACGGCGGTGGCGGTTGGTGTCGCGGGCCTGACGTTTGCCATTCCGGGCATCTATCTGGTGAACAGCTGCAAGCGCACGGAGACCCTGGAAGGCAAACGGACCCTGAAAATGCTGGGTGGAATCTTATGCTTCGTCGCAGGCGTTCTGGGACTCGTGCCCGTGTCGTATGTGGCTCACCTGACCGTTCTGAGGTTCTTCGATGAAAGCGTTTCCAGCGTGGTTCCGCGCTGGGAGTTTGGGAACGCGCTGTTCCTCGGCTGGACGGCGGGCTGTTTGCATTTATTCGCTGGCTTCCTGCTCATCACCTCATGCATATACTTACAAGACGATCAGTGGCCGCTTTTACAATCTCTAGCTCTTTACAGAGCACACCTGGTGCGTTCAGAACGCTCTTCACACAGGAGGACAGAGTATGTGTGA